The following proteins come from a genomic window of Dysidea avara chromosome 12, odDysAvar1.4, whole genome shotgun sequence:
- the LOC136240932 gene encoding mitogen-activated protein kinase kinase kinase 7-like — protein MSEVMSQCPAIRVQNKKRPTAEDEGSDDLDGNVTDGKRPRIRRANTVAEKQKMKRDRKARKRQRKKCGAAEVVKQLYQAKLDHDKTKNQLAFNQKLAQLYWDRWRHEVQERKCRRVLPLRVNLPVIPRSSLHDTEKGVVGRGSFGVVKHMMYRGIDVAVKTFDSDCSNDSVICEASFLSKLQHPNLPLFFGCNTVEQPPYIVVQFYGICGKSITIHKELASPIYITTVEEWLLLCKQLSETVKYLHDAVHCLHNDIKSDNVLLTDGQVTNQSSGNYSVVLIDFNKATRLSDGKQYTLSPYEKTLHYTHHPHLAPEVIEGTSKQTCASDMFAVGRLLKQIAKRMQHNTSDDTAVWSRLQSIASHCTSQHAESRPSAEFLADDIKKLLTIT, from the exons ATGTCCGAGGTGATGTCGCAGTGTCCAGCAATACGTGTACAGAATAAAAAAAGGCCAACTGCAGAAGACGAAGGTTCTGATGACTTAGACGGAAATGTGACTGATG GGAAACGTCCACGAATTAGAAGAGCAAATACAGTTGCAGAGAAACAGAAGATGAAAAGGGACAGGAAGGCTAGAAAGCGACAGAGAAAAAAGTGTGGTGCTGCAGAAGTTGTTAAACAGTTATATCAAGCCAAGTTAGATCATGACAAGACCAAGAATCAGTTGGCATTCAATCAAAAGCTTGCTCAACTTTATTGGGATCGTTGGCGGCATGAAGTACAAGAAAGGAAATGCCGTCGAGTATTACCCTTACGTGTAAATCTACCGGTTATACCAAGGTCTTCTTTACATGACACTGAGAAAGGTGTGGTTGGTCGTGGATCTTTTGGTGTGGTGAAGCATATGATGTATAGGGGCATTGATGTTGCTGTTAAGACATTTGACAGTGATTGTAGCAATGATTCTGTAATATGTGAGGCCAGCTTCCTATCAAAATTGCAGCACCCAAACTTGCCACTGTTTTTTGGGTGCAACACAGTTGAACAACCTCCGTACATCGTTGTGCAATTTTATGGAATTTGTGGTAAATCTATTACCATACATAAAGAGCTGGCATCACCTATTTACATTACTACTGTGGAAGAATGGCTTCTGTTGTGTAAGCAGCTTTCTGAAACAGTAAAATATCTACACGATGCAGTACATTGTCTACACAATGACATCAAGAGTGACAATGTTCTTTTAACTGATGGACAGGTCACCAACCAAAGCAGCGGGAATTATAGTGTGGTCCTCATTGATTTTAACAAGGCCACCAGACTTAGTGATGGGAAGCAATATACCTTATCCCCATATGAGAagacacttcactacacacaccacCCACACTTGGCACCAGAGGTTATTGAAGGTACTTCAAAACAAACATGTGCCAGTGACATGTTTGCTGTGGGAAGACTACTTAAGCAAATAGCCAAAAGGATGCAACATAATACAAGTGACGATACTGCAGTGTGGAGTAGATTGCAATCAATAGCATCACATTGTACTTCCCAACATGCCGAATCAAGGCCTTCTGCTGAATTTCTTGCTGATGATATCAAGAAACTTTTAACCATCACATAA